The Triticum aestivum cultivar Chinese Spring chromosome 7B, IWGSC CS RefSeq v2.1, whole genome shotgun sequence genome window below encodes:
- the LOC123159384 gene encoding nuclease SbcCD subunit C, whose product MPSSSAAVSGHGVATATVPSRDTAVEGFASSLRTQDEVDALCDKYGVPKDQYTARPAGDLRANSTPPPGSICVYARALEAGLRFPLHGFFREALAHFGIAPAQLTPNGWRVMEGFLAICHSAGVPPSLAVFLRFFYLSGIDRKHKKGWYCLGPIRDSSCLRFTGMPNRGSKSIMGWKYDFFFLSSPEPWHCAVEWGQPSKGSFTNPALTVEESKSMVKLLSAHIGAAVDLRNLLPATCPQRRRRRRLRNSYPAVSAAVITTGSPRTPAPPPPSSTRTTSCSIGMDPSVYDMMKVLLAEKAAAQASALAKKRTWEEANGGENVGHSPPLSVLSSVHSPPSQHFPSRHDGHTELLQGAVAQQLERAFAANEPSDDSAFRQVEEKLVAREREAAALREQLEEAKNELAAAKRAPDAEREKATSELAAVRTELETTKAELTAVEGEVVKTKAELSASLAEAVKTKAELAAARADAVKTKAELAAARAEAVKTKAELAAAREEVLKTNAELAATKRSMEAELVQANAVLTAAKRAAETELAKVKAKLAAVEAELDSAKAAAVQQLLASEEHVRQRAEDALEGYKRWRGRHAPAGRAA is encoded by the exons AtgccttcctcctccgccgccgtctcAGGCCACGGCGTCGCCACTGCCACCGTGCCGTCGAGGGACACGGCTGTCGAGGGCTTCGCCTCGTCCCTGCGCACGCAGGACGAGGTGGACGCACTCTGCGACAAGTACGGCGTACCCAAGGATCAGTACACCGCGCGACCCGCCGGCGACCTGCGCGCGAACTCGACGCCGCCACCGGGGTCCATCTGCGTCTACGCGCGCGCTCTGGAGGCAGGGTTGCGCTTCCCGCTGCACGGCTTCTTCCGCGAGGCGCTCGCCCACTTCGGCATCGCGCCGGCCCAGCTCACGCCCAACGGGTGGCGCGTCATGGAGGGGTTCCTGGCGATCTGCCACTCCGCCGGCGTGCCTCCGTCGCTCGCCGTATTCCTGCGCTTCTTCTACCTGTCCGGCATCGACCGGAAGCACAAGAAAGGGTGGTACTGTCTCGGGCCCATACGCGACAGCTCCTGCTTGCGCTTCACGGGGATGCCGAACCGGGGGTCCAAATCCATCATGGGCTGGAAATAcgacttcttcttcctctcgtcgcCGGAGCCGTGGCATTGCGCGGTGGAGTGGGGTCAGCCGTCCAAGGGCTCCTTCACAAACCCGGCGCTCACCGTTGAGGAAAGCAAATCGATGGTGAAGCTGCTAAGTGCCCACATTGGCGCCGCTGTTGATCTTAGGAACCTGCTCCCTGCTACGTGCCCAcaacgccggcgccggcgccgtctCCGCAACAGCTACCCCGCCGTCTCTGCCGCCGTGATAACCACAGGATCCCCGCGgaccccggcgccgccgccgccttcttcaacTCGTACTACATCCTGTTCCATAG GTATGGATCCCTCTGTCTACGACATGATGAAGGTTCTGCTGGCGGAGAAGGCGGCCGCGCAAGCGTCGGCGTTGGCGAAGAAGAGGACTTGGGAGGAAGCCAACGGCGGGGAGAACGTCGGACACTCGCCACCTCTTTCAGTGCTGTCCAGCGTGCACTCGCCACCGTCACAGCACTTCCCCAGCAGGCACGACGGACACACGGAGCTGCTGCAGGGAGCCGTCGCGCAGCAGCTGGAGCGCGCGTTCGCGGCGAACGAGCCTTCCGACGACTCAGCGTTCCGGCAGGTGGAGGAGAAGCTGGTGGCCAGGGAGCGAGAGGCCGCCGCGCTGCGGGAGCAGCTGGAGGAGGCGAAGAATGAGCTCGCCGCGGCAAAGAGAGCGCCGGACGCGGAGCGGGAGAAGGCCACATCTGAGCTCGCCGCGGTGCGAACGGAGCTGGAGACGACCAAAGCCGAGCTCACGGCGGTGGAGGGGGAGGTGGTGAAGACGAAGGCCGAGCTCTCCGCGTCTCTGGCGGAGGCGGTGAAGACGAAGGCCGAGCTCGCCGCGGCTCGGGCGGACGCGGTGAAGACGAAAGCCGAGCtcgcggcggctcgggcggaggCGGTGAAGACGAAGGCCGAGCTCGCCGCGGCTCGGGAGGAGGTGCTGAAGACGAATGCCGAGCTCGCCGCTACAAAGCGATCCATGGAGGCGGAGTTGGTGCAGGCCAATGCCGTGCTCACTGCCGCGAAGCGCGCCGCTGAGACTGAGCTGGCGAAGGTGAAGGCCAAGCTTGCCGCCGTGGAGGCGGAGCTGGATAGCGCCAAGGCGGCAGCGGTTCAGCAGCTCCTAGCCTCCGAGGAGCATGTGCGGCAGCGCGCGGAGGACGCCCTGGAGGGATACAAGCGCTGGCGAGGTCGTCACGCTCCGGCCGGCCGTGCCGCCTGA